The window CGGCTCGCGGCTGCGCATTTTAGGCGAGGCCCGCGAAATCGTTGGCATTGCCGGCGACGTTCTTCAACAGGCGGGCTGGGGCAGTTTCGGCCCGATGGGACGTATTCCAACAGTCTATATCCCGGCGGCGCAGCCCGGTCCCGCAGGCTTGACGGCTGCATCGCCCAGCTGGATTGTCCGGACATCTCTGCCGCCTGCGACGTTGCAAAAGCAGATCGCCGCGGCCGTGGTCAGCGTGGATCCATCGCTTCCGATCGCGAATTTCAGATCGTTGGACGAAATCAATGTTCACTCGCTGGCGTTGCAGCGATTCACGGCGGTCCTGCTCGAGATCGCGGCAGGGCTCTGCCTCCTGCTCTCGACGGCCGGGACATTCGCAATGATCTCGAACTCCGTTGCCGAGCGCACCCGCGAGTTTGGCATCCGGCTGGCGCTGGGCTCCACAGCCGGCCGGGCCATTCGCAACTGCGCCATGTCCGGGATTGTTTGCGCGGGAGCCGGCGTCATTATCGGTCTTGGTTTGGCGCGGGCCGGAACGCGGTTTCTCGAGGGAATGCTGTATGGAATCACGGCCTACGATCCATCGACCTACATCGCTGCCGCCGCCGGCGTAATGGCGGTCGCTGCGCTCGCCAGTCTTGTGCCCGCGCGCCGGATCGCGAAGCTCGATCCGGCTCAAACGCTGCGTCATGAGTGAGGGCTAAGCTAGGTTGCTGCCATCTTCAGGCGGATTTCCACTTCAAGCCCGGCGGGCCGGCGATTCCGGGCAAGGACGCTCCCTTTGCAGGCTTCGACGCAGGTTTTCACAATTGCGAGGCCGAGGCCTGTTCCGCCGGAATCCCTGCTGCGTGAGGCGTCGAGCCGGAAGAATGGCGTAAAGACATCATCGAGCGCGGTGTCCGGTACGCCGGGTCCATGATCGGCAACGGTGATCACCGCTTCGCTGTTCTCGCTGTGGGCCGAAACCGAAATCGGGCCGCACTGGCCCGCATAGCGAATCGCGTTGCGAACGAGATTCGAAAGAGCACGAAACAGATAATCGGAGTCTGCCAGGACCGCGAGGTCCTTCGGCACGGAAGTTTCGATGACCGTGTCCGGCGTCTTTTCCAGTTCCACGACCCGCCGGACCGTGTGTCCGACATCCACGCGTGTTAATTCCACGTTCGGGGTCAGCATCCCGGTTTTCGAAAACGACAGCAGCTCATTGATCAGCTCTGACATATGTCGAACGTCGCCGGTGATGTCCTCCACATACTCGCGGGTGTCTGAACCGGCGCGTTGTTCGAGGATGCCGAGCGCAACCTGCATCCTGGCCGTCGGAGCGCACAACTCATGCGCGACATCCGCGAGGAACCGCTTCTGTCCTTTCACGAAGTGAGCGAGCTGTGTGCTCATGCGATTGATCGACGAGGCGAGATGTCCGACTTCATCCGAACGTTCGACCTTCAGTTGGATTTCGAACTGCCCCTCCGCAATCCGGCTGGTCGCATTTTTCATCGCCGAAATCGCGCCCGTCAAACGGCGAATCCATGGCAACCAGATGATGACGAAAACAAGCGTCAATGCCAGTGTCAGCGCAACCCAGGGTTTCGGATCGAAGAAAAACTCATTTCCTATAATGGAATCCGACCTCAGCACCAGAAATCCGGTAGAAGGCTCCGGGTTTTCGGCGCTGCGAACACGAATCGGCACGCCGACCCAATATTCTGACGGGGAGCCGGTTTTTTTCCGGAATATCGCGTCCACACGCCAGGGGCCGATTACAACGCCGGCAGGTCCAGCTCGACCGGATACTCCAGCCCTTCGCGCGGCGTCGTCGCGCACCCGTTGAATCCTCTGGCTGATTTCTGTGCGAATAGCCTGGGGCAGATCGGCGGGGACTCCCGTCAAGCTGTTGCCGTCGACATCAACCAGATAAAACTCGACTCCATATTCTTCCGAGAGGCGCGAGAGCAACTCGATCCGCGATCCAGCCGGCGTTTCGGCAAGATCCTGGGCAACATCGCCGGCAACCGACGTGAGGTGATTCAGCGTCGGCGCCACGATGAAATTCGTCGGACTGATGCGGAACTGGGCGGCTGCAAAGATAAGAAAGAAGGCGGTCAGCAACACAAGCGTCAGCAGCGTCAGGAGTGTGATTTTCGAGGCCAGCGACATTGCCGGCTTCATTGCGGCGCCTCCGGTTCGGGCTGCATCAATCGATATCCAACGGAGCGCACGGTCTGCACCCAGCGCGGTGATTTTGCGTCATCTCCGAGTTTCCGCCGGAGAGACGAAATGTGGACGTCGATGGATCGATCGAAGGCCTCGAAATCCCGGTCGGCCACCTCCAGCAAAAGCTGCTCGCGCGATTTCACCCGGCCGGGCGAGCGGGCCAGGGCTATCAGAAGGTCGAACTCCACTGCTGTCAGCGAAACAGGCACGCCGCCGAGCGTCACGTTGCGCGATAACGGTTCGATGCGGAGGCTGCCAACGACGACAGGCGCTTCTTCCTTGGTTTCATGAGCCGGGACGCTTCGCTCCGCGGTTACTCGCGATCGCCGGATTACGGCGCGCAACCGCGCCAGCAATTCGCGCGTCGAGAAGGTCTTCGGCAAGTAATCATCAGCACCCATTTCCAGCCCGACAATGCGATCCGCTTCTTCACCCAGGCCGGTGAGCATCAGAACGGGGACGGCCGACGCGGCGCGCAGCCGCCGGAGCACCTCCAGCCCATCCATTTCGGGCATCATCAGGTCGAGAATGACAGCATCGAACTTTCCCGAGAGCGCCTTTTCCAGGCCCTCTTTGCCGGCGTTTGCCGTGGCAACCTCGTAGCCGAGAGGCTCGAGGTAATCCTTGATCAGCCGGCAGAGCTTCCTGTCGTCATCGACGACAAGAATGGAAGTTCGTTGTGCCTCGGACGGATCGGAGACCACGATTTCATCTTAACCCCACTTTTGCGGCATTACATTTCCTTAACAATCGCGGACCAGCCTTAACAGAAGCTTCACACGGGCTGAATCCGCCCTTTACTCGGGCCCCGTCTACACAGGTATGAGCAGGAAAAGCAAAATCATTCTGATCTTAGTCGCTGCGGCTGGTGTGATGGTCGCGCTCGGAGCCTGGTCGTTCAGAGGCCGCGACGTTCAATATCGTACGGCCGCCGTACAACATGGAGACGTGAACGTTGCGGTCTCCGCCACCGGAAATCCAAATGCCGTGGTTAATGTTCAAGTGGGGTCACAGGTATCCGGCACAGTTGTGGATCTATTCGCGGACTTCAACACCAGGGTGACGAAAGGCCAGCTGATCGCCCGCATCGATCCCGCCCCGTTTCAGGCAAAAGTGGATCAGGCTCAGGCAAGCCTCGAGGCCGCCCGCGGGTCCGTCGCGAATGCTGAGGCGGTGGAACAGCAGGCCATGGCGAACATTCAGTCCGTGACGTCTTCGCTGGCCGCTGCAAAAGCAAATGTCGTCAAGGCGCAGGCTGCGGCAGCCGACGCGAAGAGCAAAGCCGATCGCCGGGTTGCGATGGTTGCCGAAGGTTCCGATTCAAGGGAGGACCTGGAGACGGCACAGACGACCTACAAGTCCGCGGTAGCCGACGTGGATGCCGTCGTCGCGCAGCAGCACGCCGCAGAGGAAGGCGTCAAGGCCGCGCAGGCCCAGATGAACGTCGCGAAATCC is drawn from Terriglobia bacterium and contains these coding sequences:
- a CDS encoding response regulator transcription factor produces the protein MVVSDPSEAQRTSILVVDDDRKLCRLIKDYLEPLGYEVATANAGKEGLEKALSGKFDAVILDLMMPEMDGLEVLRRLRAASAVPVLMLTGLGEEADRIVGLEMGADDYLPKTFSTRELLARLRAVIRRSRVTAERSVPAHETKEEAPVVVGSLRIEPLSRNVTLGGVPVSLTAVEFDLLIALARSPGRVKSREQLLLEVADRDFEAFDRSIDVHISSLRRKLGDDAKSPRWVQTVRSVGYRLMQPEPEAPQ
- a CDS encoding HAMP domain-containing sensor histidine kinase, with the protein product MKPAMSLASKITLLTLLTLVLLTAFFLIFAAAQFRISPTNFIVAPTLNHLTSVAGDVAQDLAETPAGSRIELLSRLSEEYGVEFYLVDVDGNSLTGVPADLPQAIRTEISQRIQRVRDDAARRAGVSGRAGPAGVVIGPWRVDAIFRKKTGSPSEYWVGVPIRVRSAENPEPSTGFLVLRSDSIIGNEFFFDPKPWVALTLALTLVFVIIWLPWIRRLTGAISAMKNATSRIAEGQFEIQLKVERSDEVGHLASSINRMSTQLAHFVKGQKRFLADVAHELCAPTARMQVALGILEQRAGSDTREYVEDITGDVRHMSELINELLSFSKTGMLTPNVELTRVDVGHTVRRVVELEKTPDTVIETSVPKDLAVLADSDYLFRALSNLVRNAIRYAGQCGPISVSAHSENSEAVITVADHGPGVPDTALDDVFTPFFRLDASRSRDSGGTGLGLAIVKTCVEACKGSVLARNRRPAGLEVEIRLKMAAT
- a CDS encoding FtsX-like permease family protein: GSRLRILGEAREIVGIAGDVLQQAGWGSFGPMGRIPTVYIPAAQPGPAGLTAASPSWIVRTSLPPATLQKQIAAAVVSVDPSLPIANFRSLDEINVHSLALQRFTAVLLEIAAGLCLLLSTAGTFAMISNSVAERTREFGIRLALGSTAGRAIRNCAMSGIVCAGAGVIIGLGLARAGTRFLEGMLYGITAYDPSTYIAAAAGVMAVAALASLVPARRIAKLDPAQTLRHE